One Bos taurus isolate L1 Dominette 01449 registration number 42190680 breed Hereford chromosome 3, ARS-UCD2.0, whole genome shotgun sequence DNA window includes the following coding sequences:
- the CYP2J30 gene encoding cytochrome P450 2J2 isoform X2, producing MLEALSSLATALWAALRPDTVLLGTLAFLLFVDFLKRRHPKNYPPGPPGLPFVGNLFQLDPEKVPLVLHQFVKKYGNVFSLDFGTVPSVLITGLPLIKEVLVHQGQIFSNRPIVPLQEHIINNKGLIMSSGQLWKEQRRFALTTLRNFGLGKKSLEERIQEEASYLIQTIREENGQPFDPHLTINNAVSNIICSITFGERFDYQDDQFQELLRMLDEILNLQTSMCCQLYNVFPRIMNFLPGPHQALFSNMEKMKMFVARMIENHKRDWNPAEARDFIDAYLQEIEKHKGDATSSFQEENLIYNTLDLFLAGTETTSTSLRWGLLFMALNPEIQEKVQAEIDRVLGQSQQPSMAARESMPYTNAVIHEVLRMGNIIPLNVPREVAVDTTLAGYHLPKESGCALENSWPGLSCLFFLPHFCKNLPSGLQRMSS from the exons ATGCTGGAAGCCCTGAGCTCCCTGGCGACGGCCCTCTGGGCCGCGCTCCGTCCTGACACCGTCCTGCTGGGGACACTCGCCTTTCTCCTCTTTGTTGATTTCCTCAAAAGGCGGCATCCAAAGAACTACCCGCCGGGGCCCCCCGGCCTGCCCTTCGTAGGCAATTTGTTCCAGCTGGACCCTGAGAAGGTGCCCCTGGTCCTTCATCAG TTTGTGAAGAAATATGGGAATGTTTTTAGCTTGGATTTTGGTACAGTTCCTTCTGTTCTTATAACTGGATTGCCCTTAATTAAAGAAGTGCTTGTCCACCAAGGCCAAATCTTCTCCAACCGCCCTATAGTGCCTCTCCAAGAGCACATCATAAACAACAAAG GCTTGATCATGTCCAGTGGCCAGTTATGGAAGGAACAAAGAAGGTTTGCCCTGACAACTCTTAGGAACTTTGGTTTAGGAAAGAAGAGCTTAGAGGAACGCATTCAGGAGGAGGCCTCCTACCTCATCCAGACGATAAGAGAGGAGAACG gaCAGCCTTTTGACCCTCACTTGACAATCAACAATGCCGTTTCCAATATTATTTGCTCCATCACCTTCGGGGAGCGCTTTGACTACCAGGATGATCAGTTCCAGGAACTGCTGAGGATGCTGGATGAGATATTAAATCTGCAGACGTCAATGTGCTGCCAG CTCTACAATGTTTTTCCAAGGATAATGAATTTCCTTCCGGGTCCGCACCAAGCACTCTTTAGTAATATGGAGAAAATGAAGATGTTTGTTGCCCGTATGATTGAAAACCACAAGAGAGACTGGAATCCTGCTGAAGCAAGAGACTTCATTGATGCTTATCTCCAGGAAATAGAAAAG CATAAGGGTGATGCTACTTCAAGTTTCCAGGAAGAAAACCTCATCTACAACACCCTGGACCTCTTCCTTGCTGGAACAGAGACGACTTCAACCAGCCTGCgctgggggctgctcttcatggCCCTTAACCCCGAAATCCAAG AAAAAGTCCAAGCTGAGATTGACAGGGTGCTTGGCCAATCACAACAGCCAAGCATGGCCGCTCGAGAGTCCATGCCCTACACCAACGCTGTCATCCATGAGGTGCTGCGAATGGGGAACATCATCCCTCTGAACGTGCCCCGGGAGGTGGCAGTGGACACCACCCTGGCTGGATACCACCTGCCCAAG